In the genome of Candidatus Bathyarchaeia archaeon, one region contains:
- a CDS encoding methyltransferase domain-containing protein, with translation MFERQYVENECLWGLSPDSILTKNIGKIPVGRALDLGVGEGRNALFLAQTGFQVTGIDISPKAIEKFLNLARERDVAVEGLVRDIRDFEFKPHTYDLIVATVTLHFLAKTEVYETISKIIRSVALGGYVYIGDFTVSDPSYKSAKKRLRQVDENTFWYPDLSCYLYFFSHNELRRMFTDFETKVYLERTLADTPHGKRGIHTHSVALLLAQKCPRKKGL, from the coding sequence GTGTTCGAAAGGCAGTACGTCGAAAACGAGTGCTTGTGGGGCCTATCTCCTGATTCTATTCTGACCAAAAATATAGGAAAGATTCCAGTGGGCAGAGCATTGGATCTAGGTGTCGGTGAAGGGAGGAACGCCCTTTTCTTGGCTCAGACTGGTTTTCAGGTCACTGGAATTGACATCTCACCCAAGGCAATAGAAAAATTCCTCAATCTAGCCAGAGAAAGAGACGTTGCAGTTGAAGGATTGGTGAGGGACATCAGAGACTTCGAGTTCAAACCACACACGTATGATCTGATCGTCGCAACTGTCACCCTACATTTTCTCGCAAAGACAGAGGTGTACGAGACAATCTCCAAAATCATCCGAAGCGTGGCCCTTGGCGGCTACGTTTACATCGGAGACTTCACAGTCAGTGATCCAAGCTACAAAAGTGCCAAGAAAAGACTGAGACAAGTGGATGAGAACACGTTCTGGTACCCAGACTTATCCTGCTACCTGTATTTCTTTTCACACAACGAGTTGAGAAGGATGTTTACGGATTTCGAGACAAAAGTCTATTTGGAAAGAACTCTTGCAGATACCCCTCATGGAAAACGAGGTATCCATACCCATTCAGTTGCCTTATTGCTCGCGCAGAAGTGCCCGAGGAAAAAAGGACTTTAA
- a CDS encoding nitroreductase family protein, giving the protein MKRPDSLTNANSAHKNLKSLLDTITERRSVRRFRQDGITDADLRTLVFAATRAPSGGNMQPWFFTIVKNQHLKDRLASVILQNVNELNQSDLFFRKATKSIRKYSTFFKNAPIVIAVLVKLYDRTYIDSIVKFMNVDAFEAVHLLGFAEVQSVAAAIENLLLVAHAMDYGACWMRVPFCSKNNLERELGVEKPWHLLAFIPIGLPDEKPKAIARKAVEEVMKIIE; this is encoded by the coding sequence ATGAAAAGACCAGACTCACTGACAAATGCGAACAGCGCTCACAAGAACCTAAAGAGCTTACTTGACACGATAACCGAAAGAAGAAGTGTCAGAAGATTTCGACAGGATGGGATTACAGACGCAGACCTCAGAACTTTGGTCTTTGCTGCAACAAGGGCTCCTAGCGGTGGGAACATGCAGCCATGGTTCTTCACAATTGTCAAAAATCAACATCTAAAGGACAGACTTGCAAGTGTCATTCTGCAGAACGTAAACGAATTGAATCAAAGTGACCTCTTCTTCAGGAAAGCCACAAAGAGTATCCGGAAGTACTCAACTTTCTTCAAAAACGCCCCCATCGTGATCGCAGTCTTAGTTAAACTGTACGACCGAACCTATATTGATTCAATCGTAAAATTCATGAACGTGGATGCCTTCGAGGCTGTTCACCTACTGGGTTTTGCAGAGGTACAGAGTGTGGCAGCTGCCATAGAGAATCTGCTGTTGGTTGCTCACGCTATGGATTACGGAGCCTGCTGGATGAGGGTGCCTTTCTGTTCAAAAAACAATCTCGAACGAGAACTGGGAGTAGAAAAGCCATGGCATCTGCTAGCATTCATTCCGATAGGATTGCCCGACGAGAAACCGAAAGCAATAGCAAGAAAAGCCGTTGAAGAAGTCATGAAAATCATAGAGTAA
- a CDS encoding AMP-binding protein, with the protein MRAMVRYAYDNVPFYHKLLNAINVKPTEIKTVNDLKRLPIISRRQVQENYASIISREFNPAKCAKHKTSGSTGVPLTVLTDYRTLEPSWAVSLRQFFESGGRLLDKQVRLRGPGGNPPHAGARPFSEHIGIFRTEWVTIVDEISDAVLSFLKAYKPDVMIGYPGFFQLLSEKTRGELSPRIIFCMGETLSSRCRALMGSAFEARTFDSYGCTETGDIAWECPDEHAGYHINIDSVIVEFINEGESVAPGEEGEIVLTYLFNHAMPFIRYKIGDVGVPIEEQCSCGRTLPLMRSIKGRADDFIVLPDGRKVSPLGILNMENFAGVSEYRIIQEKRDLIEVWLKMPEHYSDDSVKKCVSALRRSLGEGVQIKPRIVEEIPRDNSGKLRRVISKVANC; encoded by the coding sequence ATGAGAGCGATGGTAAGATACGCCTATGATAACGTACCTTTTTACCACAAATTGCTGAACGCCATCAATGTGAAGCCGACGGAGATCAAAACAGTCAACGACCTGAAGAGGCTTCCCATAATATCAAGAAGACAAGTGCAGGAAAACTACGCCAGTATCATATCAAGGGAATTCAACCCCGCGAAATGTGCCAAACACAAGACCTCCGGGTCAACCGGGGTTCCACTAACGGTTCTTACCGACTACAGAACTTTAGAACCGTCGTGGGCAGTTTCTCTACGCCAGTTCTTTGAAAGCGGCGGGCGATTGCTTGACAAACAGGTGCGCCTTCGGGGACCGGGAGGAAACCCTCCGCATGCCGGAGCCAGACCGTTCTCAGAACATATTGGAATTTTCAGAACAGAATGGGTTACCATAGTTGATGAAATCTCTGACGCTGTACTTTCTTTTCTAAAAGCCTACAAGCCTGACGTAATGATTGGTTACCCTGGCTTTTTTCAACTGCTTTCGGAGAAGACAAGGGGTGAGTTAAGTCCGAGAATCATTTTTTGCATGGGCGAAACCTTGAGTAGTCGTTGCCGCGCCTTGATGGGTTCAGCTTTTGAGGCACGGACTTTTGACTCTTACGGGTGCACTGAAACAGGGGACATCGCTTGGGAATGCCCTGACGAACATGCAGGTTATCACATAAATATTGATTCTGTCATCGTTGAATTTATCAATGAAGGCGAGAGCGTCGCCCCGGGTGAAGAAGGAGAAATTGTTCTCACATATCTGTTCAATCATGCTATGCCCTTTATTCGTTACAAAATAGGTGACGTTGGAGTTCCAATCGAAGAGCAATGCTCTTGTGGAAGAACTTTGCCTCTTATGCGTTCGATAAAGGGTCGAGCTGACGATTTCATAGTTCTTCCCGACGGAAGAAAAGTGTCTCCCTTGGGTATCTTGAACATGGAAAATTTCGCAGGGGTGTCAGAGTATAGGATAATTCAAGAGAAGCGAGACCTTATAGAAGTTTGGTTGAAAATGCCTGAACACTATTCCGATGACTCTGTGAAGAAGTGCGTTTCCGCCCTCAGAAGAAGCTTGGGAGAAGGAGTTCAAATAAAACCGCGAATTGTTGAGGAAATTCCGAGAGATAATTCAGGAAAATTGAGGCGTGTCATCTCAAAAGTAGCAAACTGCTGA
- a CDS encoding GNAT family N-acetyltransferase codes for MLLHNEWGTVTTQSLITRRYKLGDELGISKLMGIVFSRSYSSRWLRHFRWQQTNPFGRNIRWVAECNGEIVGHIVRIPLAMKLGEETLKGSIAADAATHPEFRRRGIYRTLSESSWKDAVQHHIPISFADASRMTISPARRYGILKVSEITVMINPLNPREIVEKRFGRSFFAKTVSHGVESAFKILSVARKKVKATGLRMRRISAFDDRIDVFWNEISPFYGICVMRSKAYLNWKYFERPHLSFDVFLAEAGERILGYTVLSTRIQDGFNKGFIVEMVTHPRRKDVMCFSLSQASEHFKKIGVDYVECWTVKNSPCYKPLKRHGFFASALFPRSTLVVRFDPSKISEELIKCSGQWYTALGDFL; via the coding sequence ATGCTGCTGCATAACGAGTGGGGGACTGTCACGACTCAGTCGCTCATTACTCGTCGATACAAACTGGGAGACGAGTTAGGCATCTCAAAGCTAATGGGAATTGTGTTTTCCAGATCCTATTCATCTAGGTGGTTACGCCATTTTCGTTGGCAACAAACCAATCCTTTTGGAAGGAACATCAGGTGGGTTGCCGAATGTAACGGAGAAATAGTTGGACACATTGTACGCATTCCGCTGGCGATGAAGCTGGGAGAGGAAACTTTGAAAGGATCGATTGCAGCAGACGCAGCTACCCACCCTGAATTCAGGCGTCGGGGGATATACAGAACACTCTCAGAATCGTCGTGGAAAGACGCAGTTCAACATCATATTCCCATCTCTTTCGCTGACGCTTCGAGAATGACAATTTCACCCGCGCGAAGATATGGAATACTAAAGGTTTCCGAAATCACCGTTATGATAAACCCTCTAAACCCCCGTGAAATCGTGGAAAAACGCTTTGGCCGAAGTTTTTTCGCGAAAACAGTTTCACATGGGGTCGAATCCGCATTTAAAATACTTTCCGTCGCCAGAAAGAAAGTAAAAGCGACAGGGTTAAGAATGAGGAGAATATCAGCCTTTGATGATAGGATCGATGTTTTCTGGAATGAAATTTCCCCTTTCTACGGGATATGCGTCATGAGAAGTAAGGCATATTTGAACTGGAAATACTTCGAAAGACCCCACTTGAGTTTTGACGTGTTCCTAGCCGAGGCGGGAGAAAGAATCTTAGGCTACACCGTTTTGTCAACAAGGATCCAAGATGGCTTCAACAAGGGGTTCATAGTTGAGATGGTGACACATCCTCGACGAAAAGACGTGATGTGTTTCTCGCTTTCCCAAGCTTCAGAGCACTTCAAGAAGATCGGCGTTGACTATGTTGAATGCTGGACCGTGAAGAATAGTCCCTGCTACAAGCCATTGAAAAGGCATGGATTCTTCGCATCTGCTCTATTTCCGAGGAGCACATTGGTCGTCAGATTTGATCCTTCGAAAATTTCAGAGGAATTGATCAAATGCAGCGGGCAGTGGTACACCGCACTTGGCGACTTTCTCTGA
- a CDS encoding TrkA C-terminal domain-containing protein, with the protein MSIDKSFKDVVDMLVELKDTSELMMDLAYSSIFLNSKELAQEVATLEEYIDDLHTKFELLVLTRCISPEESKDYLGLIRLGVVTEKIADAAMQIAGVVLRGLDPHPVLKLAIKEAEETVVHAQVSKKSPLAGKTLKEAQIHEETGMWVLCIKRGDKWIRPKPDTAIEAGDHLIASGYAEGVEDLKRLTNAEKRPK; encoded by the coding sequence ATGAGCATTGACAAATCATTCAAAGACGTGGTTGACATGCTTGTTGAACTTAAGGACACCTCAGAGCTCATGATGGATCTTGCTTACTCTTCCATATTTCTCAATAGTAAAGAGCTGGCTCAGGAAGTTGCCACACTTGAAGAATACATAGACGATCTGCACACTAAGTTCGAACTCCTGGTATTGACGCGATGCATCAGTCCAGAGGAGTCAAAAGACTACTTAGGGCTTATCCGGTTGGGCGTGGTCACTGAAAAGATAGCTGATGCAGCTATGCAGATCGCGGGTGTTGTGCTTAGAGGACTTGATCCTCACCCTGTGCTGAAACTCGCTATCAAGGAAGCTGAAGAAACGGTTGTCCATGCACAGGTGTCGAAGAAATCTCCATTGGCTGGGAAGACGCTTAAAGAAGCACAGATCCATGAAGAAACGGGCATGTGGGTTCTGTGCATAAAGCGTGGAGACAAGTGGATTCGACCAAAACCTGATACGGCTATAGAGGCAGGAGACCACCTTATTGCCTCAGGATATGCTGAAGGTGTAGAAGACCTTAAGAGATTAACAAACGCGGAAAAACGGCCAAAATAG
- a CDS encoding TrkA C-terminal domain-containing protein — translation MARLDKIKYKPISVRDLITEMKDLSELMIDLAYSAALFNSRPLAEEVIEMERRVDNLAYLLDMSAMVAARDPRDAESLVAVSMVASAADKISDAAGDIAGIVLREIGIHPIVRAAFEQVEERLTRVEIEKGSVWANKTLKDLELAPKMGVDIIAIRRNKDFIINPEKDELILEGDVVIARGAPMGVEEFERLAGRTLQAARS, via the coding sequence ATGGCTCGATTGGACAAGATCAAGTACAAACCTATATCGGTCAGAGATTTGATCACTGAGATGAAGGATCTCTCCGAACTGATGATTGACTTGGCATATTCTGCGGCTCTTTTTAATAGCCGTCCGCTGGCTGAGGAAGTCATCGAAATGGAGAGGCGAGTTGACAATCTTGCTTACCTTCTTGACATGAGCGCTATGGTCGCAGCTAGGGATCCAAGAGATGCGGAATCGCTTGTCGCGGTATCGATGGTGGCCTCGGCTGCAGACAAGATTTCAGATGCTGCAGGCGACATAGCGGGCATAGTCTTGCGAGAAATCGGCATACATCCAATAGTGCGCGCGGCCTTTGAGCAGGTTGAAGAACGTCTGACGCGGGTTGAGATTGAAAAGGGCTCTGTTTGGGCAAACAAGACACTGAAAGACTTGGAATTAGCGCCAAAGATGGGAGTAGACATAATCGCTATACGCCGCAACAAAGACTTCATAATTAATCCTGAAAAAGACGAGCTAATCCTTGAAGGAGACGTTGTCATAGCTAGAGGTGCTCCAATGGGCGTCGAAGAGTTCGAAAGACTAGCGGGTAGAACATTGCAGGCTGCACGGAGCTAG
- a CDS encoding magnesium transporter codes for MTRLQKRRSNLKLSKILPRGNPRTPSYKLKTSQLEEQEKPTTQISITAIFLKIRRRLFKGPSRVIVSESKHKLAKTLRESLSAFAFNMVGIVAGTIIASHVGLFKLAPWAILVYPSIVSARGVIGGLFCGRLSTALHLGTVKPRVRGNTKSFHLLFRAVVMMTLEASVGMSLVAMLFGSTFLALPTSYFSSILAVTVATMALALLVVSPLTVLVSVISFKHGLDPDIVLYPVESTVSDLMITLIYIVVVNAFVLFGLTGQLLVVLVGLILASVSAYLLARNMREPEFVKTVKESLLTLFFVVFIVNVTGSALGRIAEIVGERREVYTVYPAMIDTMGDVGAVVGSTATTKLALGTLQSSLWSIRNHSIEILGAWVASSIMFCIYSVSSLTIQGLLSPSNLIRFTALLLTTNVAAGAIIAVVSYIVAVLTYQRGLDPDNFVIPIESSLADSITTLSLLAALGLFG; via the coding sequence ATGACTCGACTTCAGAAGAGACGGAGCAATCTGAAACTCTCCAAGATACTCCCCCGCGGCAACCCTCGAACACCCTCATACAAACTGAAAACTAGTCAGCTAGAAGAGCAGGAAAAACCAACGACTCAAATCTCCATTACTGCCATATTTTTGAAAATCCGTCGCCGGCTTTTCAAAGGACCCTCAAGAGTTATAGTTTCGGAGTCCAAGCACAAACTTGCCAAGACTTTAAGGGAGTCATTGAGCGCATTTGCCTTCAACATGGTCGGAATCGTGGCTGGAACAATCATAGCCTCGCATGTGGGCTTGTTCAAACTTGCCCCGTGGGCTATCTTGGTTTATCCGTCGATCGTGAGCGCTAGGGGAGTCATAGGCGGCCTGTTTTGCGGTCGACTGAGCACAGCATTGCACCTAGGTACTGTGAAGCCACGAGTTCGTGGAAATACCAAGAGTTTCCACTTGCTATTTCGTGCTGTGGTGATGATGACACTGGAAGCCAGCGTGGGAATGAGTCTGGTTGCAATGTTGTTTGGAAGCACGTTTCTAGCATTACCAACATCTTATTTCTCAAGTATCTTGGCTGTCACTGTCGCAACAATGGCGTTGGCATTATTGGTTGTCTCGCCACTGACTGTACTAGTTTCCGTTATCTCATTCAAACATGGACTGGACCCTGACATAGTTCTGTATCCTGTGGAGTCCACGGTGTCCGACCTGATGATCACGCTGATTTACATTGTGGTGGTTAATGCTTTTGTTCTATTCGGCCTGACTGGGCAATTGCTCGTCGTTCTTGTGGGTTTAATCTTGGCGTCTGTTTCCGCATATTTGTTGGCGAGGAACATGCGAGAACCTGAATTCGTAAAGACAGTGAAGGAGTCGCTTCTGACTCTGTTCTTTGTTGTTTTCATAGTCAATGTGACTGGCTCCGCTCTTGGCAGAATTGCAGAGATTGTCGGCGAGAGGCGAGAAGTCTACACTGTTTATCCTGCCATGATCGACACTATGGGCGATGTTGGTGCCGTTGTTGGCTCGACCGCGACAACAAAACTTGCTTTGGGCACGCTTCAATCATCGCTTTGGTCTATAAGGAACCACTCGATCGAAATCCTCGGGGCTTGGGTGGCGTCTTCCATTATGTTTTGTATTTATTCAGTTTCATCCCTGACCATACAAGGGCTGTTGAGCCCGTCTAATCTGATTAGGTTCACGGCGCTGTTGCTTACGACGAACGTGGCGGCAGGAGCCATTATCGCTGTCGTTTCATACATTGTTGCTGTGCTAACATATCAGAGGGGTTTGGACCCAGATAATTTTGTGATTCCCATTGAGAGTTCTCTCGCAGACAGCATAACAACGTTGTCTCTTCTTGCCGCACTAGGTTTGTTTGGCTAA
- a CDS encoding DUF1059 domain-containing protein, whose protein sequence is MDKMLIATCPGCGWQLKTPKGENDVVKHVMLHAQDYHPEMKNAKREDIVKMIKKE, encoded by the coding sequence ATGGATAAAATGCTGATCGCGACGTGTCCGGGTTGCGGATGGCAATTGAAGACTCCGAAAGGCGAAAATGACGTGGTAAAGCACGTTATGCTGCATGCTCAGGACTACCATCCGGAAATGAAGAACGCAAAAAGAGAGGACATCGTGAAGATGATCAAGAAGGAGTAG
- a CDS encoding transcriptional regulator — MEVTCTTKDQVIGGLICVVCITIAGSYTGALFWPALEAIRLWLVAIPVFIAFIAILGIGAWIGWTMATTPPPTPIEDIQLQDTSEQEEKKDKQG; from the coding sequence ATGGAGGTGACATGCACGACTAAGGATCAAGTTATTGGCGGATTAATCTGCGTCGTCTGTATAACAATCGCTGGATCATATACTGGCGCACTGTTCTGGCCAGCCCTAGAAGCCATACGACTCTGGCTAGTCGCAATCCCAGTGTTCATCGCATTCATCGCCATTCTAGGAATAGGAGCTTGGATAGGCTGGACCATGGCCACAACTCCACCTCCAACGCCAATCGAAGACATACAATTGCAAGACACATCTGAACAGGAAGAAAAGAAAGACAAACAAGGCTGA
- a CDS encoding NosD domain-containing protein yields MRKTVSSRIIFCATILALSLAAPRFDVIAAPGVIRVPTDFTKIQEAINAANSGDTILVDSGTYPGNIVVNKTLSIIGENRESTIIDGLGNAPAVNVTASNVVFEGFTVRNGAYGLYLHYSSGSTIANNAIIESTGDSGLLLDHSTNSVIANNTVANNQEVGIYLYYSSGNTISHNNSTNNLVGLWLLYSNGNSVLSNNASGNSYGLWLEFSGSNTLRDNKIANNIYNFGVHSATLTNFIQDIDSSNKVNEKPIYYLVNQQSQQIPSDAGYVAAVNSTNITIRDLHLANNREGVVLAYTNNSSVEGNIVSNSSEAAIHLHKSNGNTITNNSIGTARDGVLLDSSSSNVATNNTITECSEYGIWLVSSNGNTISINNITDNWVGSMLTSSGGNIIQGNDLARNDYGIWLISSSNNNIRHNNFNNTNQVRSRSGSVNLWDNGYSSGGNYWSNYAGVDLYWGSYQNKTGSDGIGDTPFVIDSNNQDKYPLMSPYEYWSNPIIGDINKDTMVNAIDLSQLAGAYGSTPEKPNWHPNSDLNSDNLVNAQDLFSVGKNYGKTNQ; encoded by the coding sequence ATGCGAAAGACAGTCTCTTCACGAATAATCTTCTGTGCAACAATACTAGCACTTTCACTAGCTGCTCCGAGGTTTGACGTAATCGCAGCCCCTGGAGTGATCAGAGTTCCAACAGATTTCACGAAGATACAAGAAGCCATAAACGCTGCCAACTCAGGAGACACGATTCTCGTAGACAGTGGAACCTACCCCGGAAATATTGTCGTAAACAAAACATTGTCCATTATCGGCGAAAACAGAGAATCAACGATTATTGACGGTTTAGGGAACGCCCCAGCAGTCAACGTAACCGCAAGCAACGTGGTCTTCGAGGGGTTCACTGTCAGAAACGGCGCTTATGGTTTATACCTACACTATTCGAGCGGCAGCACTATAGCCAACAACGCTATCATAGAAAGCACAGGCGACTCCGGCTTACTTCTTGATCACTCAACCAACAGCGTTATAGCTAACAACACAGTGGCAAACAACCAAGAAGTTGGCATATATCTATACTATTCCAGCGGCAACACAATAAGCCATAACAACTCAACGAACAACCTAGTCGGACTCTGGCTGCTTTACTCCAACGGCAACTCCGTACTCAGCAACAACGCTTCAGGAAACAGTTATGGTCTGTGGCTGGAATTCTCTGGAAGCAATACCCTTAGAGACAACAAGATAGCCAACAACATCTACAACTTCGGAGTCCACAGCGCAACCCTCACGAATTTCATACAAGACATAGACTCCTCAAACAAAGTAAACGAAAAGCCAATCTACTACTTGGTAAACCAACAAAGCCAACAGATACCTTCTGATGCGGGCTACGTAGCTGCCGTGAACTCAACGAATATCACCATCAGGGATCTACATCTGGCAAACAATCGCGAAGGAGTGGTACTAGCCTACACAAACAACTCCTCAGTAGAAGGCAACATTGTGTCAAACAGTAGTGAAGCCGCCATCCACCTGCACAAATCAAACGGAAACACCATAACCAACAACTCTATAGGAACTGCGAGAGACGGAGTCTTACTCGATAGTTCCAGCAGTAATGTCGCAACCAACAATACTATAACTGAATGCAGCGAGTATGGTATCTGGCTAGTTTCTTCCAATGGCAACACGATCAGCATCAACAACATAACTGACAATTGGGTTGGATCAATGCTAACCTCTTCAGGCGGCAACATAATTCAGGGCAACGATCTAGCCAGAAATGACTATGGAATTTGGCTAATATCATCTAGCAACAATAACATCCGCCATAACAATTTCAACAACACAAACCAAGTGCGCAGCCGCAGTGGATCAGTCAACCTCTGGGACAATGGCTATTCCTCAGGGGGCAACTACTGGAGCAACTATGCAGGCGTCGACTTGTACTGGGGGTCTTACCAGAACAAGACTGGAAGCGATGGAATAGGAGATACACCGTTTGTCATTGACAGCAATAACCAAGACAAATACCCTTTGATGAGCCCATACGAATACTGGAGCAATCCAATAATAGGCGACATAAACAAAGATACTATGGTTAATGCTATAGACTTGTCCCAGCTGGCAGGAGCTTACGGTTCCACGCCGGAAAAGCCAAACTGGCACCCGAACAGCGACCTCAACTCCGACAACCTTGTAAATGCCCAAGACCTATTCAGCGTCGGGAAGAACTACGGAAAAACGAACCAGTAG
- a CDS encoding oligosaccharide flippase family protein translates to MLTLKTANVSRGTFQITLTQLVQYAVYGIFYVVVAKTGALNPADLGVLSILIFLASTISLLTGLALPTAMTKYMAEYIEKNKPETAAAVQKTVVAIVLTISSICLAAIICSSEVLSEYFFGTSANAPLLVFMSIYAYLSGLTAILNSSLQALGFFGKMATLALLHVVLGRTTAALLALLHLGVSGVLGGFVIGSAVSLTYAVVLTRGRLPPSNSYAPYKPLVRFSLPLIIGTAVSLAINWADIAIIASATSNYGLVGVYYLALNSVGMLSVVWGPVTSTIFPLLSAQHGVQRFESISSTIRVATRYITYLMLPSCLGLAIIAPTALEFFYGENYVTGAIPLAVLSFATVVISFSAILNTAMTAIGKTIYLLKINAISALSNILLLLVLVPHFEAVGAAFARFFVQSISLLLVIHALRKNLKLTLDRESLWKSAAASLLIVPYLLLVENAFMTLPAVLRLVLEITGASAAYLSALCILKALHERDFELLKQAFPRLEKYLRLPEKLFSR, encoded by the coding sequence GTGCTTACACTGAAAACCGCCAACGTTAGCAGAGGCACCTTCCAGATAACTTTGACTCAGCTAGTTCAGTATGCCGTCTACGGAATATTCTACGTCGTCGTGGCAAAGACAGGTGCACTGAACCCTGCAGATCTGGGTGTTCTGTCAATTCTGATCTTCCTTGCGTCGACGATATCACTCCTGACTGGTCTTGCGCTGCCAACTGCAATGACGAAGTACATGGCCGAATACATCGAAAAGAACAAACCAGAAACGGCTGCCGCGGTCCAGAAAACCGTTGTCGCGATTGTTCTCACTATCTCGTCGATTTGTTTAGCCGCGATTATCTGCTCTTCTGAGGTGCTCTCAGAGTATTTTTTTGGCACATCAGCGAATGCCCCTCTCCTAGTTTTCATGTCCATATATGCATATCTTTCTGGATTAACAGCCATTCTCAACTCAAGTTTGCAGGCTTTAGGTTTTTTCGGAAAAATGGCAACATTGGCTCTCCTACATGTAGTCCTTGGTCGAACTACAGCTGCTTTACTGGCTCTTCTTCACTTGGGCGTTTCAGGTGTACTCGGCGGCTTTGTTATAGGATCTGCAGTCTCACTGACCTATGCTGTAGTTCTTACTCGAGGTAGACTTCCTCCCTCAAACAGCTATGCCCCGTACAAACCATTGGTGCGATTCAGCCTTCCCCTCATTATCGGCACTGCAGTCTCACTTGCCATCAATTGGGCAGATATAGCCATAATAGCCTCAGCAACTTCTAACTATGGACTGGTAGGCGTCTACTATCTTGCGTTGAACAGCGTTGGTATGCTCTCAGTAGTCTGGGGGCCAGTCACATCAACGATATTTCCGTTACTCTCGGCTCAACACGGAGTGCAGAGATTTGAAAGCATAAGCAGTACAATAAGAGTTGCGACACGATACATCACTTACTTGATGCTTCCTAGCTGCCTAGGGTTAGCGATCATAGCTCCAACAGCATTGGAATTCTTCTACGGGGAAAATTACGTCACTGGGGCTATACCGCTCGCAGTATTGTCTTTCGCCACAGTTGTCATTTCATTCTCAGCGATATTAAATACCGCAATGACAGCCATTGGGAAAACCATATACCTACTCAAGATAAATGCGATTTCAGCATTATCAAATATCCTATTATTGCTGGTTCTAGTTCCACATTTTGAAGCCGTTGGAGCGGCGTTCGCCCGGTTTTTCGTGCAATCAATAAGCCTTCTTCTGGTGATTCATGCGCTAAGAAAAAACCTAAAACTCACTCTAGACAGAGAATCCCTGTGGAAATCAGCTGCTGCGTCCCTACTAATAGTACCGTACTTGTTACTCGTTGAAAACGCCTTCATGACGCTTCCGGCAGTCCTACGTCTGGTCTTAGAGATTACAGGGGCAAGTGCCGCATACTTGTCAGCACTCTGCATACTCAAAGCATTACATGAAAGGGATTTCGAGCTCCTTAAACAAGCCTTTCCCAGACTTGAAAAATACCTCAGACTACCGGAGAAGCTCTTCTCGAGGTAG
- a CDS encoding DUF1616 domain-containing protein produces the protein MNTQSDLASLDERILRILRAENPETVEHLIRIAQVDCSLSKKDALESILRLEAQAKLKLGINATSPPQTLKAYLCSLRALWYWVIITSALVTAIMVFTVPENAYPIVYTRYIFGAFFVLFLPGFALVRALFPLKGLNDIERIALGIGTSIALATLVGLLLNFTPVGIITPGPTFSLLALTIVLATTGLMREKEKLSRRNRQDR, from the coding sequence ATGAATACTCAGTCTGACCTTGCTTCTCTAGACGAACGAATTCTACGTATCCTGAGAGCTGAGAATCCAGAAACAGTTGAACACCTCATTCGAATCGCTCAGGTTGATTGTTCCTTAAGCAAGAAAGATGCGCTGGAAAGCATATTACGATTGGAAGCTCAAGCAAAACTCAAGTTGGGGATTAATGCGACATCTCCTCCACAAACACTGAAAGCCTATCTGTGCTCTTTAAGAGCACTTTGGTACTGGGTCATAATTACATCAGCCCTAGTAACAGCGATCATGGTCTTCACTGTCCCAGAAAACGCTTATCCCATCGTCTATACAAGATACATATTCGGGGCCTTCTTTGTCCTATTCTTGCCAGGGTTCGCGCTGGTCAGAGCACTGTTCCCCCTTAAAGGGTTGAATGACATTGAACGCATCGCTTTAGGCATAGGGACGAGCATCGCCCTCGCCACGCTTGTAGGACTACTACTAAACTTCACACCCGTAGGAATAATAACTCCGGGTCCAACATTCAGCCTGTTGGCTCTTACGATAGTCTTGGCAACAACTGGATTAATGCGAGAGAAAGAAAAGCTATCCCGCCGAAATCGCCAAGACAGATAG